In Nostoc piscinale CENA21, the genomic stretch CCGAACGTGACCCAGATGAGGGAATTATCGCCACAGTCCGCCCCATTGCGGGTACAAGGCCACGGGGTAAAACTACCAAAGAAGATATCGCCTTGGCAGAAGACTTACTACAAGACCCCAAGGAAATCGCTGAACACGTTATGCTGGTTGACTTGGGGCGGAACGATTTGGGGCGAGTTTGCCAAAGCGGTAGCGTGAAAGTCGATGAATTGATGGTTGTTGAGCGTTACTCTCATGTGATGCACATTGTGAGTAATGTGGTAGGTAAATTAGCCAGCCATAAAAACGCTTGGGATTTAATGAAAGCTTGCTTCCCTGCGGGGACAGTTAGCGGCGCACCCAAAATTCGGGCGATGGAAATTATTAACGAACTAGAACCGAGTCGCCGGGGCGTTTATTCGGGTGTGTATGGCTATTACGATTTTGAAGGACAATTAAATAGTGCGATCGCAATTCGCACAATGGTAGTCAAAGATAACATCGTCAGTGTGCAAGCTGGTGCAGGTTTGGTAGCCGACTCTGAACCAGAAAAAGAATATGAAGAGACGCTAAATAAAGCCAGAGGGCTATTAGTGGCGATTCGCTGTTTGCGTTAAAGAAATTTGCCAGAAATCCAAAAAATTCCAACTAGGGACGAACGTAAGTTCGTCCCTACATATATCTGTTCAAAAATCAAATCGGACTGCCATATCCCTCATATAAATAGGAACTATAAACACTTAACTGAGAATTTGTTGTACTTTTGTAACGATTTTGTTATATTTCTTTACAGAGGGTTGTACAAAGCAATTCACATCCAGTCAAGCATTTGCCCTAGGACTTTCATTACAAAGTCAGTTTATGCGTACATTTGTTAACCAATTAATTCAACTAAATCGAGTTAAGTAAATGATCATTTGGAAGGCAGGCTGTATGGACGCTGATGAACTTCTCAGACGCTATCAGGCAGGAGAGAGAAAATTCACACAGGTTTGCCTGCATTCAGTGAATCTGAGTGAAGTATGTTTAGCTGGGATTAGCTTAGATAGCGCCAGCTTAGTAAACGTCACTTTATCTCATTCCAATCTGAGTGGAGCTAACCTCATAGAAGCAAACTTGGCACTGTCTTGCCTTTGGCGAACTAACTTCAGTGGTGCCAAACTAATTTGGGCAAACCTCAAAGCGGCTAACTTAATTCGCGCCAACCTGAGCAACGTAGACTTACACAAAGCATCTCTACAGAAATCAGACCTACGTTTAGCTAATTTACACAATGCTGACCTCAGTGGTGCAGATTTAAGTGGCGCAGATTTGAGTTATGCCAACCTCTGTTGTGCTAACTTAGCAGGAGCCAATCTTAACGGTGCAAACCTCACAGGAGCTAACTTGAGCCAAGCTGACTTGAGTTATGCCGATCTCCATAAAACCATCTTGTACAAAGCTGATCTCAGTGATGTTGATTTGTCACAAGTTAACTTGAAAAAAGTTGATTTATATGAAGTACTGGCTGGTCAATAACGGCTGAAATGTCAGTTGATCTAAAAAATGAAACTGAGGTTTGATGGTGCGGACAAGCCTGATGAAAATAAGCGATCGCTTTTTCTAATTTGGTGAAGCGATCGCTTGGATTGTATACTGGCAGATACGAAAATATTTGAAAAAGTAGACAAAAAACTCAGTATCTTTTGATCACTCACAACAGAAAGATTGTTGACTGACCCTGAAACAGTAGTGAGTATTGAAATTGTAAACTTGTAAATCAATATTGGTAGATGCGCCCTTGATATAGGCATCAAGTTGTTGACTTATACTGATTGGAAAAATGGTTGTGACAAATTGAAGCTTCAAAAGCTGACTAATCAAGCTGTTAACAATCCAAAACGCTACTAGCTGTTAGCCTTTTTCAGAGAACGACGACGAGTTTTGAGTACACCAATTGCACCGATACCAACTAAGGCTAAGGTTGCAGAAGGTTCTGGAACACTCACACCTGTTAATGCAGAAGCATTTCTAGAACCAATATCTACGGCAAAAACGACATCATTATAATCTTTATCGCCGCCGCCCCATAAATCTTCATAACCCAGAACTAAGAAGTTTTTGTACACATAAGTCATTACGTGTTGCAAGCCATCTGGGTTAGTAGCTTCATTTAAGCCAAACACACCTTTAACAGTTTGCCCTTGTTGGTTTTTGCCAGAGATACCGCCGTTGATGTCATTAGAATGCAATAGGAAATCGAGGGTAGTACCAGCTTGGAATTTGCCTAAGCTAACCCAGTCACCAACATTTAAGGGGCTGTCTTGTTGGGTTTTATTAGCTAAAGCATCGTTAGGATTTGCACAAAACTCTTTAAAATTTTGAAAAGCACTATCTTTGGTACTACAAGATGTATCGCCAAAGATTTTTCCTGTGGTGACTGTATCACCATAAGTTGCTTGAAAATCTAAACGGTTGCGATAACCACCAGCAGTTTCACCAATAAAGAAAACTTTAGTATCGTGAGCATATTTCAGTGTCAGTTGAGATAAATCAACTTTATGCGCTCCAATTGTCTCCGGTGCTAAATAGCGAGATTCTTTGCCCACAAAATCCTTAAAGTCTTGTATATTATCTTTAAATTCAATTGGAGCTTCATTTCTGCTTTTGATGTTAACAGTATTCGCTGGTGCTGGTGGTGGTGCTGCATTTGCTGGTGTAGCAGATACCCACAAACCAGTTACTAAAGTTGTTGCAGCGAATAATTTAGTGAACAATGAGCTTTTCATAGCTTGCCTTTTTGAAATCATGAATCCATTTGTAAGAGATTAGCTATGAATGCGTCTAGTTTATTTTATGAACTTGTTCACTTTTTTTATATTGAAAGCATTTAATAAAAACTAATTACAAAACTTATGTATATACACGGTAGAGCCAATTATCAATATTAATTATTTCAAGTGGTTTTTGAAGGAAGAATTACTGAATCAATACGAAAGTAAAATTACGCAAAGAGCAACCTTTACTCCTCTTCAGGTATTAAAAAATCAAGCTATTATCCACCTTTTACGTCATCAAGCAATTCACTACTCACATGGGAATGCTGTAGAGATTGCGGATGACTGCAAAAGGTTTTTAGTGATTTCGCAATTCTGGTTGAGTTTCATTTTCAGAATTCAATTGAGTGTGACCACAACAATCTTGCTGTTTTGTGTCTGATGACGCGATTTCTGGTACTGGGTCATAGCCACCGGGGTGAAATGGATGACAACGCAAGATGCGGCGAATTGCCATCCAGCCACCGCGCACTACTCCAAACCTCTCAATTGCTTGAATAGCGTACATAGAACAAGTTGGCTGAAAGCGGCAAGTAGGGGGAAACAACGGCGAGATAAACATTCTGTAAACCCGAATCAACCAAATAAATAATAGTTTCATTCCTGTTGCCCAAATCTTATAAATTAGAAACAAGGGTAAAAACTGTCTAGCGTGTAAAATCCTTGTTAACTCTGATTCCTGGTTTAACGTCAATTCCACCTTTGTGGCTGCAAATTACCATAGTTGCAGTTTGGGTGTTGCTTATCCTCCTAGTTTCATGGTTGGTAAGTCGCTTTGCAACTGATGATTCAGAAATAATCAGAAAAATCGTGCATATTGGCACTGGCAATGTGATTTTGCTGGCTTGGTGGCTAGATATCCCGGCCAGTGTAGGCATTACAGCTTCGATTCTAGCGAGTATTGTGACCTTGTTATCTTATAGATTGCCAATTCTGCCAGGGATTAATAGTGTGGGTCGTCAAAGTTTAGGAACGTTTTTTTTATGCTGTGAGTTTTGGCATTTTAGTTGCGTGGTTTTGGTATTTGCAACAACCCCAATACGCTGCAATTGGAATTATGGTGATGACTTGGGGAGATGGTCTAGCAGCATTGTTTGGTCAACGCTTTGGTATACATAAGTATAAAGTTTTTGGGGCTAGTAAAAGCTGGGAAGGCTCTTTAACAATGATCTTAGCCAGCTACATAGTGAGTAGTTTGATTTTGCTGGGTGTGCAAGGAAATACTTGGCAGATTTGGGTGGTATCATTAGCGGTGGCGATCGCAGCTACTGGTTTAGAAGCTATTTCCTTTTTGGGTGTTGATAATCTAACTGTTCCTTTAGGTAGTGCCGGTCTAGCCTTTGTATTAATACAACTATTATCAGGTAACTAAGTAGCAGTCATAAACTGCGTACACAGAAAAAATAGTCTTGACCTAGTTATAAATTTTCCCGTCTACCTACTTTCTATCCACAGGTACTTTGATTGCTTTTTGTTTATTATTATTGGCTGAATTTCAATAGGATATCTTATAGTATCTTGTCTTTTTAGGGAAGAAACTATAATTTTTCAGCAATATTTACTATTTTTACTCGTAGAATACTAGGATATCTGGAACACATAAAAGATTTTTTTATATCTGCTGCTAGTAGTAAAACTAAAGTTGTGATTTCTATCTATAGATTTATGATTTCCTGACAAACAGTGCTTATAGTTGGGTACTTAGGTGGTCAAACCACCGAACTTAAGTGAGGCTAACAATCATGTCACATTCAATATTTGTATCAAAGTTGTTGATTGAGTTATCAGATCAACAACAGAAATTAGTTGCTAGTGTTATAGAATTTAAGTTGGCTGGGAGTCGTTTTGCCAACAGCAACATTGGCTGGAAGTAGGATGTAGAAATGATAAAATCATCGACTTCTATTGATTTGCAATTTTTTGAATAATTCACACAGTATTGCAGAATCTAACTTGCTTAAACGTTGAGTATGGCACAGCCGTTTGAAGCGACGCTGTAGTTATGGGCAATTTAATAGCTGTGTGCTTGGTTGTTTCTTTGGAAGTCAACATTAATCATGGTAGAAGCATTTATGTAATTTTTTCGGCTGGTCAAAGAAAAGATTGCACATATACATGAATTGTGGAAATTCTTGGCTGCTGGATTGTGGAAGTGAGGCTAAAAAGTATGTCACATCAAGTCATTATATTATGTAGAGCTTGCTATTGCTCCCTATTCTTGGCTAACAGCAAGAACAATCAACTATCTTACCTTTAAATGCAGTTTATTCAATTATTTCGACCAAGTTAAGAAGAGGGGAGAGGAGATAGTTATTACTCGCTCAACGTAAGTGAGGTCTTTGAGGGAGTCTGAGCATTCTCCTCTGTTTTCTCTCTGCGTTGCCAACGTTAGAGATATGAGAAAAGTTAAGCTTGTGCTTGCTTGTCACACACTTTTCTCGTCCCCCATAACTAATTATAAAAGATTATTGGGGATGATGTTCTCTGCCTTTGAGAAAGGTAATTTATGAAATAATAGCTCAAAGCGATCGCCCCAGAGGCAAAACCTAAAATTTGCTTGGAATTTCGCTATATTTGTTAGGCAAAATCCCAGTTATTTTGTCTAAATTTTGATAATTCTACATATAAATTTCTCAAATAAGGTGCAGTACAGTGAATTTCTTACGCGCTCAGGAAAACTATGCTGATAGTAGTTTTAATGACCTGAATCCAGAACAACTCCCTGTATTTGATGTCAATGAGTTTCTTCCCAGCATTGGCAAATGGATTGGTGTTGCTGGGAGTGTAATGATTAGTATTTTTCTGATGGCAGTAACTTTATCTTCGATTCTTAAGTACAATGTCACAGTTAAAGTTCCGGCAACAATTCGACCTTTAGGGGAACTCAAAGTTGTGGAGTCGGCGATTACTGGAACTGTGCAGAAAATTGAAGCGAAAGATAATCAAATCATCAAACAAGGCCAAGCGATCGCTTACCTGGATGATGGACGGCTTCAGAATCAAAAAAGTCAGTTACAAAATACAATTCAAAAAAGTAAATTGCAACTGGGTCAAATTGATGCACAACTGAGTGAAATTAATATGCAGCTGGCGGCGCAAACTGAATTAATGAACCAGACAATTTTAGCGGCGCAAGCAGATTTAAGTGGGACTGAACGCAACTATCAAGACCAGCGAATTAAAGCTTTCGCGGAAATGACGCAAGCAGAATCAACGTTAATGATCGCAAAGTTACAAAAAGACAGATTACGGCGCGAAAAACTGCTAACTACGACTTTGCAGGAAACCGAAGCCGCCTTGACATTAGCAAGAGTACAACGCGATCGCTTGCAGCGCGAAAAATTATTCCAATCAACTGTGCAGGAAGCAGCAACCGCCTTGCAAATTGCCCAAAAACAAAAAGATAGATTGCAGCGTGATCGACTTTTAACAGTTACTGTCCAAGAAGCCGAAGCCGCCTTGCAAATGGCGAAGTTACAACGCGATCGCCTACAGCCAATAGTCGCATTAGGAGCCGTTTCACTCAATTTATTTGAGGAAAAAGTTCAAGCAGTTAAATCTGCGGAAGCTAGGTTAGCAGAAGCTAAAGCCAACACGAAAAATCTTTTGGAAGAAAAAGAACAAGCAGTGATTTCGGCAAAAGCGAAACTCGCACAAGCTCAAGAAAACGCGAAAAATAGCCTAGAAGAAAAACAATTGGCAGTCAAAGCAGCCGAAACGAAGTTAGAACAAGCGAAAGCCAATGCTAAAAATAGTTTAGAAGAAAAAGCCCAAGCCCTCACAATTGCCCAAACAAACTTAATCAAGGCGCAAACTGCTATCAATCCCAGTAATTCACCTGTAGCTGTCGCACTTGCACGCATTCAACAAGAACAGGCGAAGAAACAAGCAGATTTAGCGGCGTTGAAAAAAGAAAGAGAAACTTTACTTCAGCAGCGCCTAGAATTTCAAAAGCAACTAGACACCACGCAAAAAGAACTGCAACAAACCGAAAATGATTTAAGTAAAACGGTGATTCGCGCACCGAGTGATGGAATTTTGTTGCAATTTAATTTACGCAACCCTGGACAAGTTGTCCAACCCAGCGAAGCGATCGCCCAGATTGCACCTTTAGATGCAACATTACAAATCAAAGCCAGAGTACCCGCACAAGATATCGATAAGGTAAAAGCAAATCAACAAGTGCAGATGCAGGTTTCTGCTTGTCCTTATCCAGATTACGGCACACTCAAGGGTACTGTAACCACAGTTGCACCCGACGCTTTAACTGTTGAGAAAAACGCTGCATTACCAACTGTGCAACCACCGCCTGCTTATGAAGTGACGATTGTACCGCAAACTTTATCTGTTGGTAGGGGCGATCGCCAATGTCATCTTAAACCAGGAATGGAAGGACGCGCCGATATTATTTCTCGCCAAGAAACAGTTATGCAGTTTATTCTGCGAAAAGCCAGATTAATTGCAGATATTTAAAAGAATTCAGGAGTCTGAATTCAGAATTCAGAATCAAAAAATACATTTTTCTGCATTAAGAATTACCAATTACAAATTACGAATTAAATAGATAGGCACAAATAAATCCAACTATGTCAAGAAAAGTTAATGAGCTTACAAACCTCTTCCCTCCTGCCTCCTGCCTTCTGCCTCCTGCCTTACCTTAACGATAAATTGTCTCATCCACCTACTTATCATGTTTGGTTTATTTAAATTTAAACACCAAAAAAAATACCAGTGTGTTTTACAATCTAGTGAAGAAGATTGTGGAGCAGCTTGTCTAGTTTCAATTTGCAAACATTACGGACGCTTCTTGAGTATGAGCAAAAGCCGAGAAGCCGTAGGAACTGGACAGTTAGGCACAACTTTACTCGGATTAAAACGCGGTTCTGAGACGTTGGGATTTAATACTAGAGCCGTCAAAGCCGCACCAGCAATCATGGATAGAATTACAGAAATCCATTTACCCGCCATTATCCATTGGCATGGTTATCACTGGGTTGTGCTGTACGGTAAGCGAGGGAAAAAGTATATTGTTGGTGATCCGGCTACAGGCTTACGTTATATTAGCCGCGAAGAGTTAGCTATTGCATGGAATGGAGTCATGCTCTTACTAGAGCCAGATTTGACTCGGTTTTTTGTGCAGTTTCAAGAAGAACCAAAGCAGGGTCTAGGAAGCTTTTTTCAGCGTGTATTGCCTTATCGAAATTTATTAAGTCAGGTATTACTCATCAATATTGTTTTAGGTGTATTGGCGCTTGGTAGTCCAGTTTTGCTGCAACTGTTAACAGATGATGTTTTGGTACGAGGAGATACTCAATTACTAGTTGTTGTTGTCTCAGCCGTTGTGATTACTAGCTTATTTAGTAGTAGTTTGCAAGCTGTACAGTCAATGATGATTGCCCATTTTGGTCAACGATTGCAATTAGGGCTGGTAATGGAGTTTGCCCGCAAAATTCTTCAGTTACCGTTGAGTTATTATGAATCGCGCCGCAGTGGGGAAATTTCTAGTAGATTGCGCGATATTGATGAAATCAATCAGTTAGTATCGCAAATAGTAATTTTATTACCCAGTCAGTTTTTCATTGCGGTAATTTCTTTCAGCATTATGCTGTTTTATAGTTGGACTCTCACACTGGCAGTTGTCTTAGTTGCCTTATTAATGACTGCATCTACTTTACCTTTTTTGCCAATCCTCCAACAAAAAACCCGCAGTTTGTTGGTTTTGGGTGCAGAAAATCAAGGGGTGTTGGTAGAAACATTTAAAGGCGCACAGGTAATTAAAACGACGAATGCGGCTCCTCAGTTTTGGGATGAATTTCAAAGCCGTTTTGGTCGGTTGGCACATTTAACTTTTAGCACTATTCAAATTGGGATTATTAACGGGACTGTTGCGAGACTAATTTCTACTATTGGTGGTGTAGTTTTATTAGGATTGGGTAGTATTTTAGTTATTCAAGGACAGTTAAGTATTGGTCAAATACTGGCTTTTAATGTTTTACAAGTCAATGTTTTGAATTTAATTAACTCTTTAGTTGGGTTTGGTGATGAGTATTTTCGATCGCAAACTGCCGTCTCGCGGCTTTTAGAAGTAATTGAAGCGACACCAGAAGTAATTGGCGGGAGTCAAAAACCAACGGTGCAAATCCCGGCTGATGCGGATATTCGCTTTTCTCAAGTCACTTTTCATCATGCGGGGAGGGTTGATTTATTAGAAGAATTTTCTTTGAAGCTTCCTGGTGGTAATGTGATTGCTTTGATTGGCAAATCTGGTTGTGGAAAAAGTTCTTTAGCAAAACTCATTGCTGGGTTGTATGAGTTAAATTCGGGAAATATCCGCATTGGTTTTTATAACATTCAAGATATCGCGCTGGATTGCTTACGCCAACAAGTGGTTTATGTACCGCAAGAACCACATTTTTGGAGTCGTTCAATTGTGGATAATTTTCGCTTAGGGACTCCCCATATTACTTTTGAGGAAATTGTCAAAGCTTGCCAGATTGCGGATGCAGATAGTTTTATTAGTCAATTACCGAATAATTATCAAACTGTTTTAGGAGAATTTGGTGCTAATCTTTCCGGGGGACAACGACAAAGATTAGCGATCGCTAGAGGGATTCTCACCAATCCACCTATATTAATCTTAGACGAAGCTACAGCCGGACTTGACCCTGTAAGTGAAGCACAAGTGTTAGATCAGTTGTTAGCATCCCGCAAAGGTAAAACCACAATCTTGATTACTCATCGTCCTAGTGTTGTACATCGTGCTGACTGGATTGTGATGTTAGATAAAGGTCAAGTGCAGTTACAAGGCACACTTGAAACATTTCTTTCTCAAAAAGGAGAACATTTAAAGTTTTTATCTTTTTAAGGTAATTGACTAATTTGTAATTTGTAATTCACTTATCTTACACTTAACTCCGACAAATAAAAATCGCGTTAATTATTGATTTTGTCATCAAACCGCCCTTAAAAATTCTCAACAAACTCATATTCCCAAATTATTAAATAATTCGGGGATATTGTTATTCATAGTATTGGTATTGATTGGTTTTCCAAATATTTTTAATCCTAAAGAATGAGTTTGCAGACAAAAAACTACGACTAAAGAATAATTTATCAAAAAACTAAACAACTAATATTAAAGACATAGGTTTTATATACCTATAAACTTAAGCGAGGTAAAAAAATATGTCAAATAAATTCATCACATCTAATTTAGTTGTTGACTTATCAACAGGAGAACAGCAGCTTTTATCTGGTGGACAAAGTACTGGAACAACGTCAGATGGTCAACCAACATACGGTGGACAACCTTCATACGGCGGTCAATCAACAGATCAATCAGGCGGGTATAACTATCCTACCTACATCTGTCGTCCAGTTTACGGCAATGAAAGCGGCGGGAACAATAATCAATGAATACTGAAAGTTAAGCTTAACTTCGGGTAATTACCCAAAACTCAAAAATTGTTATCTTAGCTCAGTGCGATCGCTACACTGAGCTTTTTAAATTGTTAACAAAAAACTATTACGTAATCTTACCACTTTTAAAAGGGTGCAAACTATACTGGTGAGGCTGAGAAACATAGCTCTAATGCTTGAGCAATATATGATCGCACTGGAAGGGTACAAAATTTTAAGAGAACTGTATGACAGCCCTCGTTCTCAGGTATATCAGGGATACCGAGAGTCCGATCGCCAACCAGTCGTGTTGAAATTATTGCGGGAGGAATATCCTACCCCAGAAGCGATCGCTCGGTTTAAACTCGAATACGAACTGACACGCCGCTTTCAAGTTCCGGGAATTATCCAAGCTTACAGCGTTGAAAAATATCAAAATACCTTAGTCTTAGTTTTAGAAGATTTTGGGGGACAACCTCTGCGGAGTTGGCTAACTCAAAATCCCCTGGCGCTAGAAAATTTTCTGCACATTGCAATTCAAGTAGCAGCAGCTTTAGGTGCTATTCACCAGCAACAAATTATTCATAAAGATATTAATCCTGGCAATATTCTCCTCAATCCCGAAACGCATCAAACCAAAATTATTGATTTTGGGATTGCAACGCTGTTGTCAAAAGAAAATCCGACTGTACTCAACCTGAATATTTTAGAAGGAACCCTGGCTTATATTTCGCCAGAACAAACAGGAAGAATGAATCGGGCGATTGATTATCGCAGTGACTTTTATTCTTTAGGGGTGACGTTTTACGAACTCCTGACGCAACAATTACCATTTATTAGCGAAGACCCTGTAGAACTCGTCCACAGTCATATTGCCAAACAACCAATTCCGCCGCATAAAATCAATTCGACAATTCCTGTAGTCATTTCTCAATTAGTGATGAAATTACTCGAAAAGACTGCGGAAGAACGATATCAAAGCGCCTTTGGTTTGCAGGCAGATTTACAACAATGCCTAGATTTGTTGACAACAACAGGGGAAATTCCGCCCTTTGAACTAGGACAAAAAGATATTTCTGATAGATTTCAAATTTCCCAAAAACTTTACGGTCGGGAACAAGAAGTTACAGACTTATTGATGGCTTTTGATCGGGCTAGTCATGGACAAAGCGAAGTTATGTTGATTGCCGGTTACTCTGGAATAGGTAAATCAGCTTTAGTGCAGGAAATTTACAAACCAATTACGCAAAAACGGGGATATTTCATTTCAGGAAAGTTTGACCAATTTCAACGCAATATTCCTTATAGTTCATTAATTCAAGCCTTCACAGCTTTAATTCGCCAATTATTAACAGCAACAGAAGCAGAAATCAATATTTGGCGAGAAAAATTATTAAATGCTTTGGGTGACAATGGTCAAGTCATTATTGATGTGATTTCGGAAGTTGAACTGATTATTGGTAAGCAGCCGCCTGTGGTGGAATTGCTGCCCCAAGAAGCAGAAAACCGTTTTAATTTAGTATTTCAAAACTTTATTACTGTTTTTAC encodes the following:
- the yidD gene encoding membrane protein insertion efficiency factor YidD, with product MKLLFIWLIRVYRMFISPLFPPTCRFQPTCSMYAIQAIERFGVVRGGWMAIRRILRCHPFHPGGYDPVPEIASSDTKQQDCCGHTQLNSENETQPELRNH
- a CDS encoding DUF4114 domain-containing protein, with product MKSSLFTKLFAATTLVTGLWVSATPANAAPPPAPANTVNIKSRNEAPIEFKDNIQDFKDFVGKESRYLAPETIGAHKVDLSQLTLKYAHDTKVFFIGETAGGYRNRLDFQATYGDTVTTGKIFGDTSCSTKDSAFQNFKEFCANPNDALANKTQQDSPLNVGDWVSLGKFQAGTTLDFLLHSNDINGGISGKNQQGQTVKGVFGLNEATNPDGLQHVMTYVYKNFLVLGYEDLWGGGDKDYNDVVFAVDIGSRNASALTGVSVPEPSATLALVGIGAIGVLKTRRRSLKKANS
- a CDS encoding HlyD family efflux transporter periplasmic adaptor subunit; this encodes MNFLRAQENYADSSFNDLNPEQLPVFDVNEFLPSIGKWIGVAGSVMISIFLMAVTLSSILKYNVTVKVPATIRPLGELKVVESAITGTVQKIEAKDNQIIKQGQAIAYLDDGRLQNQKSQLQNTIQKSKLQLGQIDAQLSEINMQLAAQTELMNQTILAAQADLSGTERNYQDQRIKAFAEMTQAESTLMIAKLQKDRLRREKLLTTTLQETEAALTLARVQRDRLQREKLFQSTVQEAATALQIAQKQKDRLQRDRLLTVTVQEAEAALQMAKLQRDRLQPIVALGAVSLNLFEEKVQAVKSAEARLAEAKANTKNLLEEKEQAVISAKAKLAQAQENAKNSLEEKQLAVKAAETKLEQAKANAKNSLEEKAQALTIAQTNLIKAQTAINPSNSPVAVALARIQQEQAKKQADLAALKKERETLLQQRLEFQKQLDTTQKELQQTENDLSKTVIRAPSDGILLQFNLRNPGQVVQPSEAIAQIAPLDATLQIKARVPAQDIDKVKANQQVQMQVSACPYPDYGTLKGTVTTVAPDALTVEKNAALPTVQPPPAYEVTIVPQTLSVGRGDRQCHLKPGMEGRADIISRQETVMQFILRKARLIADI
- a CDS encoding peptidase domain-containing ABC transporter, yielding MFGLFKFKHQKKYQCVLQSSEEDCGAACLVSICKHYGRFLSMSKSREAVGTGQLGTTLLGLKRGSETLGFNTRAVKAAPAIMDRITEIHLPAIIHWHGYHWVVLYGKRGKKYIVGDPATGLRYISREELAIAWNGVMLLLEPDLTRFFVQFQEEPKQGLGSFFQRVLPYRNLLSQVLLINIVLGVLALGSPVLLQLLTDDVLVRGDTQLLVVVVSAVVITSLFSSSLQAVQSMMIAHFGQRLQLGLVMEFARKILQLPLSYYESRRSGEISSRLRDIDEINQLVSQIVILLPSQFFIAVISFSIMLFYSWTLTLAVVLVALLMTASTLPFLPILQQKTRSLLVLGAENQGVLVETFKGAQVIKTTNAAPQFWDEFQSRFGRLAHLTFSTIQIGIINGTVARLISTIGGVVLLGLGSILVIQGQLSIGQILAFNVLQVNVLNLINSLVGFGDEYFRSQTAVSRLLEVIEATPEVIGGSQKPTVQIPADADIRFSQVTFHHAGRVDLLEEFSLKLPGGNVIALIGKSGCGKSSLAKLIAGLYELNSGNIRIGFYNIQDIALDCLRQQVVYVPQEPHFWSRSIVDNFRLGTPHITFEEIVKACQIADADSFISQLPNNYQTVLGEFGANLSGGQRQRLAIARGILTNPPILILDEATAGLDPVSEAQVLDQLLASRKGKTTILITHRPSVVHRADWIVMLDKGQVQLQGTLETFLSQKGEHLKFLSF